From Streptomyces sp. NBC_00690, a single genomic window includes:
- a CDS encoding KGGVGR-motif variant AAA ATPase, whose protein sequence is MTAYDFPVRFDSSRPIAFGIARDVAEEGYDVVLVRDVLGRFTLIVDDDSKGVDAGQYDRWSATLHDRLGPYCGKRRILLKSRMFSADALLRSPRAIDAPDGSTSVGSVRFLDNTVVGESWTQVSTPSAPQLGPRTHRTALYGFKGGVGRTTATSVLARSLADTGKIVLVIDLDLESPGIGPLLLGTGRLCRHGVVDHLVESALGNEEGLEIVARSGYEPRNRGELWIAPARGAGDDTPNAYVDKLNRVYADSPGASFADRLEATVRACEEAVEKGDSGRRPDVVLLDSRAGIHDVAAVTISRLCDLALLFGADNAQTWSGYRDLFEAWAASGQGPDIRHKLRMVASMVPDSVHHPMEIYLRSFRLNSYDCFSTLYDEVMAEEPQQADSGEGPSGGIPFAPSPEDDSAPHHPVPILFEPGLVGMNVPDSPQWQERVFVRAAYLEFLATVVPLVLADPVDGNDDEEETG, encoded by the coding sequence ATGACCGCGTACGACTTCCCGGTCCGCTTCGACAGTTCCCGCCCGATCGCGTTCGGGATCGCACGGGACGTGGCGGAGGAGGGGTACGACGTCGTACTGGTACGGGACGTGCTCGGCCGGTTCACTCTCATCGTTGATGACGACAGCAAAGGCGTGGATGCCGGACAGTACGACCGCTGGTCGGCGACCCTGCACGACCGGCTCGGTCCGTACTGCGGCAAGCGGCGGATCCTGCTGAAGTCCCGGATGTTCTCGGCTGACGCCTTGCTCAGGTCCCCTCGTGCGATCGACGCCCCCGACGGGTCCACCTCCGTCGGCTCTGTCCGGTTCCTGGACAACACCGTGGTCGGCGAGAGCTGGACCCAGGTCTCCACGCCGTCCGCACCGCAGCTCGGGCCCCGCACCCACCGCACCGCTCTGTACGGTTTCAAGGGCGGCGTCGGCCGCACCACGGCAACCTCGGTCCTCGCCCGCTCCCTCGCCGACACCGGCAAGATCGTGCTGGTGATCGACCTGGACCTGGAGTCGCCGGGTATCGGCCCGCTGCTTCTCGGGACGGGGCGGTTGTGCCGCCACGGTGTCGTCGACCACCTCGTGGAGTCGGCTCTCGGCAACGAGGAGGGCCTGGAGATCGTGGCCAGGTCGGGGTACGAACCGCGCAACCGGGGCGAGCTGTGGATCGCCCCGGCCCGGGGGGCGGGCGACGACACACCCAACGCCTACGTGGACAAGCTCAACCGTGTCTACGCCGATTCGCCGGGCGCGAGTTTCGCGGACCGCCTGGAGGCGACCGTCCGTGCCTGCGAGGAGGCGGTGGAGAAGGGCGACAGCGGGCGCCGCCCCGATGTGGTGCTGCTCGACAGCCGGGCCGGCATCCACGACGTCGCCGCCGTGACCATCTCCCGGCTGTGCGACCTCGCGCTGCTCTTCGGCGCGGACAACGCGCAGACCTGGTCGGGGTACCGGGACCTCTTCGAGGCGTGGGCGGCGTCCGGGCAGGGCCCGGACATCCGGCACAAGCTCCGCATGGTGGCCTCGATGGTGCCGGACTCGGTCCACCACCCGATGGAGATCTACCTGAGATCCTTCCGACTGAACTCCTACGACTGCTTCTCCACGCTCTACGACGAGGTCATGGCCGAGGAACCGCAGCAGGCGGATTCCGGAGAGGGACCTTCCGGCGGTATCCCGTTCGCCCCGTCCCCCGAGGACGACTCCGCTCCTCATCACCCGGTCCCGATCCTCTTCGAGCCGGGCCTGGTCGGCATGAACGTCCCGGACTCCCCGCAGTGGCAGGAGCGTGTCTTCGTACGGGCCGCGTACCTTGAGTTCCTCGCGACGGTCGTTCCGCTGGTCCTGGCCGACCCGGTCGACGGGAACGATGACGAGGAAGAGACGGGATGA
- the pglW gene encoding BREX system serine/threonine kinase PglW produces MSSTRPSAPRPGPPPAREHWFQPRRSGFRWEQEGLDHIRRLMPATEPYRAWATFQFTGVTGRVNECDLLIAVPGGVYLLELKGHPGRVVNHGDTWQFHSDRVRTLRNPLHLTDLKAKELKAQLEQAARASGIAPRKVPFIKPAVFLHDAALVSELDEFQRTAVYGLNDSGSGLPGIWDGLLGLPPERESWRVTPQDSARLEQLMKRVGISHSTAHLRYGDDWRLEPRALDAGPGWEDRLAVRDDSLAKESGRVRIYLSGQDSSAEQRSRLERAARREYQVLQGINHRGIVQAVQIREHQGGPAILFRHREADLRLDAYLNAYGGLLSPAIRLDLVRQLAEAVRYAHNRSLYHRALAARSVYVSAREDGTDPTLRIADWQTAARDFESSSHLSLADTPLDSGLVADTAQVYLAPETSREFADPVDLDIFGLGSLSYLLLTGKPPAEARSSLVDRLAAEGGLHPYAVSDSVSATLDDLVFRATASDVQHRLTSAEEFLRLLDAAEAEFAQTGRSAAVTVDPLTAKAGQYLDQEWEVVRVLGTGATARAILVARRTEEGAYDEASLRVFKVALDREKDARLYAEAKALREVGGSRIVKLLADPREVGGRTVLEIEYAGGFRSPQDREPVSLGSRLRGEGRLGYGQLERFGTDLFDALDTLAARGVRHRDIKPDNLGLFKRNDGSWQLMLFDFSLADAPDQDLRAGTRGYLDPFLGSSRRSRYDDHAEWYAAAVTLYEMATGERPVWGDGQVDPLTVADAELHVADELFESALREGLTSFFHRALHRDLDQRYGSLRLLQDAWRDVFRRADSARPPTTPATVDRQAEDVEDAREQAAAAAGPKTSLDAAGLSPRAVSVAAGLGASTVEALLDVPAYSISRARGAGNVIRKELNRRRKQWLQELRQRPAGRKPVSLPADAPEEALESVETLAARLTPAATTGRRTRPRPDVVLATLGLPGAALAESWPSQPAIARALDISQPTVSQHQSAAIGQWAALPWLGRVRDELVTVLSEQGRVMTAAELAAELRVRHAPQDADDDTDRADLQALALAVVRAAVEAESRRPDEAHGIEHGDGDGEGSAPPPRIAVLRRGGTVLLALEDLPGSDDPTPVELADHATELGHAAQALAARDPLPGKEAVLRELRAVPAPEGMAPPADTRLVALAASMAGGVGVSPRFELFPLDLGLDRALRVSQAAAGVRRAIGIGADDLLARLRSRFPGLAVLADLTYVELEEALEKAGFPLEYDRDRSLFFPPARDPDRSRPAYTMTSVPGTGTLYGDAQAELAEGRDPRRILALRLDDALRRGGFLALTVRGAYLPGLAERLAERCDVLPIALDDLFLTALRELAEEQGVPWRALLKADAGFTATGLLGTALGSYTRFAAERVAQRCADLAEQAGPRTVPLLHRAGLVARYWEAGGRELLVSLQQSARRPADTPHGLWLLVPMDDPQATPALEGRTVDVVDRVSEWVVLEGLPLRELRGEE; encoded by the coding sequence GTGTCGTCGACTCGGCCGTCCGCTCCTCGCCCCGGTCCGCCGCCGGCCCGTGAGCACTGGTTCCAGCCGCGTCGTTCCGGTTTCCGCTGGGAGCAGGAGGGTCTGGACCACATCCGTCGGCTGATGCCGGCGACCGAGCCGTACCGGGCCTGGGCCACCTTCCAGTTCACCGGCGTCACCGGCCGGGTCAACGAGTGCGATCTGCTGATCGCGGTGCCCGGTGGCGTGTACCTCCTGGAGCTCAAGGGACATCCGGGCCGGGTGGTGAACCACGGTGACACCTGGCAGTTCCACAGCGACCGGGTGCGCACGCTCCGTAATCCGCTGCACCTGACTGATCTCAAGGCCAAGGAACTCAAGGCCCAGCTGGAGCAGGCAGCCCGCGCCTCCGGTATCGCTCCGCGCAAGGTGCCCTTCATCAAGCCGGCCGTTTTCCTGCACGACGCCGCCCTGGTGAGCGAGCTGGACGAGTTCCAGCGCACCGCCGTCTACGGGCTGAACGACTCCGGAAGCGGGCTGCCCGGCATCTGGGACGGGCTGCTCGGACTCCCTCCGGAGCGGGAGAGCTGGCGGGTCACCCCGCAGGACAGCGCCCGCCTCGAACAACTGATGAAACGCGTCGGGATCAGCCACTCCACCGCTCATCTGCGGTACGGGGACGACTGGCGCCTCGAGCCGCGAGCCCTGGACGCGGGCCCTGGGTGGGAGGACCGCCTCGCGGTCCGCGACGACAGCCTGGCCAAGGAGAGCGGCCGGGTCCGGATCTATCTGTCGGGGCAGGACTCGTCCGCCGAGCAGCGCAGCCGCCTCGAACGTGCGGCCCGTCGCGAGTACCAGGTCCTGCAGGGGATCAACCACCGCGGCATCGTCCAGGCCGTGCAGATCCGCGAGCACCAGGGCGGCCCGGCGATCCTCTTCCGGCACCGCGAGGCGGATCTGCGGCTGGACGCCTACCTGAACGCCTATGGGGGCCTCCTCTCCCCCGCGATACGTCTGGATCTGGTGCGCCAGCTCGCCGAGGCCGTACGGTACGCGCACAATCGCTCGCTCTACCACCGGGCGCTGGCCGCCCGCTCGGTGTACGTCAGCGCCCGCGAGGACGGCACGGACCCGACCCTGCGGATCGCGGACTGGCAGACGGCCGCCCGGGACTTCGAATCCAGCTCCCATCTGTCGCTGGCCGACACTCCGCTGGACTCCGGTCTGGTGGCCGACACGGCCCAGGTGTATCTCGCCCCGGAGACGTCCCGGGAGTTCGCCGACCCGGTCGACCTGGACATCTTCGGCCTCGGCAGCCTCTCCTACCTCCTGCTGACCGGGAAGCCGCCCGCCGAGGCACGCAGCTCCCTGGTGGACCGGCTGGCCGCCGAGGGTGGACTGCATCCGTACGCGGTCTCCGACAGCGTCTCGGCCACCCTGGACGACCTGGTCTTCCGGGCCACCGCCTCCGATGTGCAGCACCGGCTCACCTCGGCCGAGGAGTTCCTGCGGCTGCTCGACGCCGCGGAGGCCGAGTTCGCGCAGACCGGACGGTCGGCGGCGGTGACGGTCGACCCGCTGACCGCCAAGGCCGGGCAGTATCTGGACCAGGAGTGGGAGGTCGTACGGGTCCTCGGCACCGGCGCCACCGCCCGCGCGATCCTGGTCGCCCGCCGCACCGAGGAGGGCGCCTACGACGAAGCCTCCCTGCGGGTGTTCAAGGTGGCTCTCGACCGTGAGAAGGACGCCCGTCTCTACGCCGAGGCGAAGGCGCTGCGCGAGGTCGGCGGCAGCCGCATCGTCAAGCTGCTCGCCGACCCGCGTGAGGTGGGCGGCCGCACCGTCCTGGAGATCGAGTACGCGGGCGGGTTCCGTTCCCCCCAGGACCGGGAGCCGGTCAGCCTGGGCTCGCGGCTGCGCGGTGAGGGGCGGCTCGGGTACGGACAGCTGGAGCGGTTCGGCACCGACCTCTTCGACGCTCTGGACACTCTCGCCGCCCGTGGGGTGCGGCACCGTGACATCAAGCCGGACAACCTCGGCCTGTTCAAACGCAACGACGGTTCCTGGCAGTTGATGCTGTTCGACTTCTCGCTGGCCGACGCACCCGACCAGGATCTGCGGGCCGGCACTCGCGGCTATCTCGACCCGTTCCTGGGCAGTAGCCGTCGTTCCCGTTACGACGATCACGCCGAGTGGTACGCGGCGGCGGTCACCCTGTACGAGATGGCCACGGGCGAACGACCGGTGTGGGGCGACGGCCAGGTGGATCCGCTGACCGTCGCGGACGCCGAGCTCCATGTCGCTGACGAGCTGTTCGAGTCCGCCCTGCGCGAGGGACTGACCAGTTTCTTCCACCGGGCACTGCATCGAGATCTCGATCAGCGCTACGGCAGTCTGCGTCTGCTGCAGGATGCCTGGCGGGACGTCTTCCGCCGGGCGGACTCGGCCCGGCCCCCTACTACCCCGGCCACGGTGGACCGGCAGGCCGAGGACGTGGAGGACGCCCGGGAACAGGCGGCCGCGGCTGCCGGGCCGAAGACCTCGCTGGACGCGGCGGGGCTCTCGCCGCGGGCCGTCTCGGTGGCGGCCGGTCTCGGGGCCTCCACCGTGGAGGCGCTCCTGGACGTCCCGGCGTACTCGATCTCCCGGGCCCGGGGCGCCGGGAACGTGATCCGCAAGGAGCTGAACCGGCGGCGCAAGCAGTGGCTCCAGGAGCTGCGGCAGCGCCCTGCGGGGAGAAAGCCCGTCTCGCTGCCCGCCGACGCCCCCGAGGAGGCGCTGGAGTCGGTGGAGACCCTGGCCGCCCGGCTCACCCCGGCGGCGACGACCGGACGGCGTACCCGGCCACGGCCGGACGTCGTCCTGGCCACCCTGGGTCTGCCCGGTGCCGCCCTGGCCGAGAGCTGGCCCTCCCAACCGGCCATCGCCAGGGCCCTGGACATCAGCCAGCCGACCGTTTCGCAGCACCAGAGCGCCGCGATAGGGCAGTGGGCCGCACTGCCCTGGCTCGGCCGGGTCCGCGACGAGCTGGTGACCGTACTGTCCGAGCAGGGCCGGGTGATGACGGCCGCCGAGCTCGCGGCCGAGCTCCGGGTCAGGCACGCCCCGCAGGACGCGGACGACGACACGGACCGCGCGGACCTGCAGGCGCTGGCGCTGGCCGTGGTGCGGGCCGCGGTCGAGGCCGAGTCGCGCCGGCCGGACGAGGCCCACGGGATCGAGCACGGGGACGGAGACGGGGAGGGGTCCGCTCCTCCGCCCCGGATCGCCGTGCTGCGGCGCGGAGGCACGGTCCTGCTGGCTCTGGAGGACCTTCCCGGAAGCGACGACCCGACCCCGGTGGAGCTGGCCGATCACGCGACCGAGCTCGGCCACGCCGCCCAGGCCCTGGCCGCCCGCGATCCGCTGCCGGGCAAGGAGGCCGTCCTGCGCGAACTGCGCGCGGTGCCCGCACCGGAGGGGATGGCCCCCCCGGCCGACACCCGTCTGGTGGCGCTGGCCGCGTCGATGGCCGGCGGTGTCGGCGTCTCTCCGCGGTTCGAGCTGTTCCCCCTGGACCTCGGTCTGGACCGGGCACTGCGCGTCTCCCAGGCGGCGGCCGGGGTGCGGCGCGCCATCGGCATCGGGGCCGATGACCTGCTGGCCCGGCTCCGCTCCCGCTTCCCGGGCCTGGCGGTACTGGCCGACCTCACGTACGTGGAGCTGGAGGAGGCCCTGGAGAAGGCCGGCTTCCCGCTGGAGTACGACCGGGACCGCTCGCTGTTCTTCCCGCCCGCGCGCGATCCCGACCGGAGCCGACCCGCGTACACCATGACGTCCGTGCCCGGCACCGGCACCCTCTACGGCGACGCACAGGCGGAGCTGGCCGAGGGGCGCGATCCGCGCCGGATCCTCGCCCTGCGCCTCGACGACGCGCTGCGCCGGGGCGGGTTCCTGGCGCTGACCGTCAGGGGCGCCTACCTTCCGGGCCTCGCCGAGCGGCTGGCCGAGCGCTGCGATGTTCTCCCGATCGCCCTGGACGACCTGTTCCTCACCGCGCTGCGCGAACTGGCCGAGGAGCAGGGGGTGCCCTGGCGGGCCCTGCTGAAGGCGGACGCCGGGTTCACCGCCACCGGCCTCCTGGGCACTGCCCTGGGCTCCTACACCCGGTTCGCCGCCGAGCGCGTGGCACAGCGGTGCGCGGACCTGGCCGAGCAGGCGGGCCCGCGCACCGTCCCGCTGCTGCACCGGGCCGGTCTGGTGGCCCGCTACTGGGAGGCCGGCGGCCGCGAACTCCTGGTCTCCCTGCAGCAGTCGGCCCGCCGCCCGGCCGACACCCCGCACGGCCTGTGGCTACTCGTCCCGATGGACGACCCGCAGGCCACCCCGGCTCTGGAGGGACGCACGGTGGACGTGGTGGACCGGGTGAGCGAGTGGGTGGTCCTCGAAGGGCTGCCGTTGAGGGAACTTCGCGGCGAGGAGTGA
- a CDS encoding dsDNA nuclease domain-containing protein gives MFCATVALLGDAVIYCMLRSGLWGGLCEQAILPCIEGSAPRVSAREVAVALAPADGGRRSRRGFAYQDAVTLLDCLDMLEGQWTAVSWEDLEDILCHQDGAPVYRQVKTIEEAGTRHSIANICRPEEKKTADSSYLGKLFLGKPLPDGTRFTFIVNETPQRDLYEFVAERDRPRGPVSADARADIVKRLSTVQLPDGRDIGWCVDRLDVLVEARTIDQVEAEAMARLAPLVEACLGEKPLYEEVEEIMIWLISRYIARSALELRPRVFTADDFGAALDDSVRRTTGRRRDGSTELLMKFKRKLRAAEIPEPEAEAQHDAMLAYRRTYRASVGTRRRAFDDLADQINAICTLTMAKRRAGRLDAGSAAYFETLVAVSEMPEVTSRQFTLAEAHAVLSDITARCQNRYADAS, from the coding sequence ATGTTCTGCGCGACCGTTGCTCTTCTGGGTGACGCGGTGATCTACTGCATGCTCCGAAGTGGCTTATGGGGGGGACTGTGCGAACAGGCCATTTTGCCGTGCATCGAAGGATCAGCGCCGCGCGTCAGTGCGCGCGAGGTTGCCGTGGCTCTCGCTCCTGCTGACGGCGGTCGTCGGAGTAGGCGTGGGTTCGCCTATCAGGATGCCGTCACGCTGCTGGACTGCCTGGACATGCTCGAAGGGCAGTGGACCGCGGTCTCGTGGGAGGACCTGGAGGACATCCTGTGTCATCAGGACGGCGCCCCTGTATACCGGCAGGTCAAGACGATCGAGGAAGCCGGGACGCGGCACAGTATCGCCAACATTTGCAGGCCGGAGGAGAAGAAGACCGCAGACAGCAGCTATCTGGGCAAGCTGTTCCTGGGCAAGCCACTGCCGGACGGCACACGGTTCACGTTCATCGTCAACGAGACGCCTCAACGGGACCTGTATGAGTTCGTCGCGGAACGCGACCGTCCTCGCGGTCCGGTGAGTGCCGACGCCCGCGCGGACATCGTCAAGAGGCTCAGCACGGTGCAACTGCCGGACGGCAGGGACATCGGATGGTGTGTCGACCGGCTGGACGTTCTGGTGGAGGCGCGCACCATCGACCAGGTCGAGGCGGAGGCCATGGCGCGACTCGCGCCACTGGTGGAAGCCTGCCTGGGAGAGAAACCGCTGTACGAGGAAGTCGAGGAGATCATGATCTGGTTGATCTCCCGATACATCGCACGCAGCGCCCTTGAGCTGCGACCGAGAGTCTTTACTGCGGACGACTTCGGCGCGGCCCTTGATGACAGCGTGCGCAGAACTACCGGGCGACGGCGAGACGGTTCCACCGAACTGTTGATGAAGTTCAAGCGCAAGCTACGGGCTGCCGAAATACCGGAGCCTGAGGCGGAAGCCCAGCACGATGCCATGCTCGCCTACCGTCGTACCTACCGTGCCAGTGTCGGCACCCGGCGTCGCGCATTTGATGATCTGGCCGATCAGATCAACGCTATCTGCACGCTTACGATGGCCAAGCGCCGAGCCGGGCGTCTCGACGCCGGCTCGGCAGCGTACTTCGAGACGCTCGTGGCGGTGAGCGAGATGCCCGAGGTGACCAGCCGGCAGTTCACCCTCGCCGAGGCCCACGCGGTGCTTTCCGACATCACGGCACGCTGCCAGAACAGGTACGCTGATGCCTCATAA
- a CDS encoding type II toxin-antitoxin system VapC family toxin, with product MDSEGLAKAVLHDRTVATWLALSRADDLRVITSAATLMEVVHPRTNRPPLEWTLSRLVVEPVTEPIARHAAALIADADLHGHKHAIDAMLSATALATPGPATVLTSDPEDLTALCGGRLTVIKV from the coding sequence CTGGACAGCGAGGGACTGGCCAAGGCCGTCCTCCACGACCGCACGGTCGCAACCTGGCTGGCCCTGTCCCGCGCCGACGACCTACGGGTGATCACCTCCGCGGCCACCCTGATGGAAGTCGTCCACCCGCGGACCAACCGCCCGCCCCTGGAGTGGACCCTCTCCCGCCTCGTCGTCGAACCGGTCACCGAGCCCATCGCCCGCCACGCCGCCGCCCTCATCGCCGACGCCGACCTGCACGGCCACAAGCACGCCATCGACGCCATGCTCAGCGCCACCGCCCTCGCCACACCCGGACCGGCCACGGTCCTGACCTCCGATCCGGAGGACCTCACCGCGCTCTGCGGCGGACGCCTCACCGTCATCAAGGTCTGA
- a CDS encoding DUF5655 domain-containing protein: MSGLRLFHTTSGVAEVAPRLAEVEADVQDLVEAHMETMLGVRFLASEYSTGPVHGGRIDSLGLDENGAPVIVEYKRATDAGVIHQGLFYLSWLMDHRDEFQRLVRDRLGAEAAAGVLWRAPRLICVAGDFTRYDVHAVREHRRSIDLVRYRFYGEHHIGLETVASVTGHGLVSRTARRRRVTGLQRACTAGGAMAELVAAVDEVLLGLGDDITPVQRKQYRAYQRLRNFACVCPPQRAKLLVYLKADPGTVDLVPGFTRDVTGLGHHGTGDLEVQLRTERDLERAQDLFGLSYTAT, encoded by the coding sequence GTGTCGGGGCTGAGGCTGTTCCATACGACAAGCGGGGTGGCGGAGGTCGCGCCGCGTCTTGCTGAGGTCGAGGCGGATGTGCAGGATCTCGTCGAGGCGCATATGGAGACGATGCTGGGGGTGCGGTTCCTGGCGAGCGAGTACAGCACCGGTCCGGTGCACGGCGGGCGGATCGACTCGCTGGGGCTCGACGAGAACGGCGCGCCGGTGATCGTCGAGTATAAAAGGGCGACCGACGCAGGGGTGATTCACCAGGGGCTGTTCTATCTGTCCTGGCTGATGGACCACCGGGACGAGTTTCAGCGCCTGGTGCGCGACCGGCTCGGCGCCGAGGCCGCGGCCGGGGTGCTGTGGAGGGCGCCGAGACTGATCTGTGTGGCCGGTGACTTCACCCGCTACGACGTCCACGCCGTACGTGAGCACCGTCGCAGCATCGACCTGGTGCGCTACCGCTTCTACGGTGAGCACCACATCGGTTTGGAGACGGTGGCTTCCGTCACCGGGCACGGCTTGGTTTCGCGGACGGCACGCCGCCGGCGTGTGACCGGGCTTCAGCGGGCGTGTACGGCCGGCGGGGCGATGGCGGAGCTGGTCGCGGCGGTCGACGAGGTGCTGCTCGGGCTCGGGGACGACATCACCCCCGTGCAGCGCAAGCAGTACCGCGCCTACCAGCGGCTGCGGAACTTCGCCTGCGTCTGCCCGCCGCAGCGGGCCAAGCTCCTGGTCTATCTCAAGGCCGACCCGGGCACGGTGGACCTCGTCCCCGGTTTCACCCGGGACGTGACGGGACTCGGCCACCACGGAACCGGTGACCTGGAAGTCCAGCTGCGCACAGAGCGGGACCTGGAACGGGCCCAGGATTTGTTCGGCCTCAGCTATACCGCGACGTAG
- a CDS encoding DUF317 domain-containing protein, producing the protein MTQTPITRVRLDRHPDHPDAVTATLAGTGAGADTVRALLTGHGFRPLDAVTMVLARIDHEEPHHAQQAATALRSAGAAVEITPGLQDEMDTEWTWADYPMPWLTRDEIREVSQEAQQIHDDIAAGRLVIHRHAHDGHTTVAVGTYPGGKSIHLHGENHLRQTTLVYDTTAEALREFDHLYTDAVRPGPALATETEQGAAAALAGTSAAGAGAPSETAPAEPSPLRTETVPVYAADPGDHEALLRVFLETQGEWEKYRPWDETTVASHESLTLRAEFVHEAGPRDTAWTVAAYESPVGERIWHATATAAAPVEIVRALLDSLASEHAWGGGLDAKITEKTLAEAARPLADTGWQQQTDGRCMNWTAPTSEPAGLRFDAFAAQRPSGLLPTWTLWGGNTPHQPAWAIHLSTHTPAALLQDLTHELAQGEGVRQLRDPVPERSAPATVGSPGQSCPAMPGTPAAARNR; encoded by the coding sequence ATGACTCAGACCCCGATCACCCGCGTCCGTCTCGACCGGCATCCCGACCATCCCGACGCGGTCACCGCCACCCTCGCCGGCACAGGTGCGGGTGCCGACACCGTCCGCGCACTGCTGACCGGTCACGGCTTCCGTCCCCTGGACGCGGTGACCATGGTCCTGGCCCGGATCGACCACGAGGAACCCCACCACGCTCAGCAGGCGGCGACTGCTCTCCGGTCCGCCGGGGCCGCCGTGGAGATCACCCCCGGCCTTCAGGACGAGATGGACACTGAGTGGACCTGGGCCGACTACCCCATGCCCTGGCTGACCCGCGACGAGATCCGCGAGGTCTCCCAGGAGGCGCAGCAGATCCACGACGATATCGCCGCCGGGCGCCTGGTCATCCACCGCCATGCCCACGACGGCCACACCACCGTCGCTGTCGGGACCTACCCCGGCGGCAAGAGCATCCACCTCCACGGCGAGAACCACCTGCGGCAGACCACCCTGGTCTACGACACGACCGCCGAAGCCCTCCGCGAATTCGACCACCTCTACACCGACGCCGTGCGCCCCGGCCCGGCACTCGCCACGGAGACCGAGCAGGGCGCGGCAGCCGCTCTCGCCGGCACGTCGGCCGCTGGAGCAGGCGCGCCGAGCGAGACCGCGCCGGCCGAACCATCGCCGCTGCGGACCGAGACCGTTCCGGTGTATGCCGCCGACCCGGGCGACCATGAAGCCCTTCTCCGCGTGTTCCTCGAAACCCAGGGCGAATGGGAGAAGTACCGGCCCTGGGACGAGACGACCGTCGCCAGTCACGAGAGTCTGACCCTGCGGGCGGAGTTCGTCCACGAAGCCGGCCCGCGCGACACCGCCTGGACCGTCGCCGCCTACGAATCCCCGGTCGGCGAGCGCATCTGGCACGCCACCGCGACCGCCGCCGCCCCCGTCGAAATCGTGCGCGCCCTCCTCGACAGCCTCGCCTCCGAACACGCGTGGGGCGGCGGGCTGGACGCCAAGATCACCGAGAAGACGCTCGCCGAGGCCGCCCGCCCTCTCGCCGACACCGGCTGGCAGCAGCAGACCGACGGCCGCTGCATGAACTGGACCGCCCCCACCAGTGAACCGGCGGGGCTGCGGTTCGACGCCTTCGCCGCCCAGCGCCCGAGCGGCCTCCTGCCCACCTGGACCCTGTGGGGCGGAAACACCCCCCACCAGCCTGCCTGGGCCATCCACCTCTCCACACACACTCCGGCCGCACTCCTGCAGGACCTCACCCACGAACTCGCTCAGGGTGAAGGCGTCCGACAGCTCCGGGACCCCGTTCCAGAACGATCCGCACCGGCCACCGTCGGATCCCCCGGCCAGAGTTGCCCAGCGATGCCTGGGACCCCGGCTGCCGCCAGAAATCGCTGA
- a CDS encoding DnaB-like helicase N-terminal domain-containing protein, with translation MPETTDPYGDGDGAGLADPAPSPPVHYAEQALLGALLLDPHRLDTLGSLEAAQFGDPAHAAVFAAMGTLTPPEAVVHAREPVWLSTVLDHARRDARGLTAAYLHALVQVCPDPRHAAAYAQIVRSEYARRTLRTHAGSLTQAATVPVQPDPAAVILAQADALARYVDELAGQFAPHPGSLPRTPAPSDPPRDTGSDVLDEERLLLATATAHPGELARMRWLLPVDFALPVHAALFHCLTALAHRGEPIDPVIVLWEAQHRGLLLRDASPAHIMNLLSTPAGSVEHWGGKVLQRALLHQARTTAGLIRAYVDDPANSVHQLVTGSRRALANLSAIRVRWQRTLLRAPAPSRAPRTTAAARAGPLRTTAPARPARTSR, from the coding sequence ATGCCCGAAACGACCGACCCGTACGGCGACGGGGACGGTGCCGGGCTGGCGGACCCCGCGCCGTCGCCGCCGGTGCACTACGCCGAGCAGGCCCTCCTCGGCGCCCTGCTCCTGGACCCCCACCGCCTCGACACTCTCGGCTCTCTGGAGGCAGCCCAGTTCGGCGATCCCGCACACGCTGCCGTGTTCGCCGCCATGGGTACCCTCACTCCGCCGGAGGCCGTCGTGCACGCGAGGGAACCGGTATGGCTGTCAACCGTCTTGGACCACGCGCGACGTGATGCCCGCGGGCTCACCGCCGCCTACCTCCATGCCCTCGTCCAAGTCTGCCCGGATCCCCGGCATGCGGCGGCCTACGCCCAGATCGTCCGTTCCGAGTACGCCCGGCGCACGCTGCGCACCCACGCCGGAAGCCTCACGCAAGCAGCCACCGTCCCCGTCCAGCCGGATCCGGCCGCGGTCATACTCGCCCAGGCCGACGCTCTCGCCCGGTACGTCGACGAACTCGCGGGGCAGTTCGCTCCACACCCCGGCTCCCTGCCCCGCACCCCGGCTCCCTCCGATCCGCCGAGGGACACCGGCTCGGACGTTCTGGACGAGGAGCGGCTGCTGCTGGCGACCGCGACCGCTCACCCCGGTGAACTGGCGCGGATGCGGTGGCTACTCCCGGTCGATTTCGCCCTTCCCGTGCACGCTGCCCTGTTCCACTGCCTGACCGCCCTCGCCCACCGTGGCGAGCCGATCGACCCCGTCATCGTCCTGTGGGAGGCCCAGCACCGCGGCCTCCTGCTCCGCGACGCCAGCCCGGCCCACATCATGAACCTCCTCTCCACACCGGCCGGGTCGGTGGAGCACTGGGGCGGGAAGGTCCTCCAGCGCGCGCTGCTCCACCAGGCCCGCACCACCGCCGGCCTCATCCGGGCATACGTCGACGATCCGGCCAACAGCGTCCACCAGCTCGTCACCGGCAGCCGCCGCGCCCTCGCCAACCTCAGCGCCATCCGTGTCCGGTGGCAGCGCACCCTCCTCCGAGCGCCCGCCCCCAGCCGGGCACCACGCACCACGGCCGCCGCCCGCGCCGGCCCCCTGCGCACCACGGCCCCAGCCCGCCCGGCACGCACCAGCAGATAG